A region of Aestuariirhabdus haliotis DNA encodes the following proteins:
- the argA gene encoding amino-acid N-acetyltransferase, which produces MKISSAEYVNFFRHSSPYINTHRGSTFVIQLGGATLADEGFDNIIHDIALLNSLGVRLVLVFGARPQIEQRVNERGIHCEFHDDLRLTSKEVLDSVKDAVGSLRIRIEALLSMGLANSPMHGARIRVVSGNFVTAKPLGVVDGIDFQQTGEVRRVDHEAISQLLDDGYVVLLSCLGSSPTGEVFNLPVEQVATATAAALKAEKLILYGSSDGICNTSNELQRQMRIHQARTLLHDIEGEPRRLLRAALDACASGVSRSHIIGHGTDGALLQELFTRDGAGTLVAKEGYEEIRQANIEDVVGILELIQPLEEQGVLVRRSRKQLEREIDLFTVVERDGMIIGCASLHPFTDARRAELACVAIHPDYRKSNRGDLLLENAEEFARGKGIEHLFVLTTRTAHWFIERGFREIHVEQLPEAKKELYNLQRNSKVFEKQL; this is translated from the coding sequence GTGAAGATTTCCAGCGCCGAATACGTCAATTTTTTCCGCCACTCATCGCCCTACATCAACACCCACAGGGGCAGCACATTCGTCATCCAGTTGGGGGGCGCGACCCTGGCCGATGAGGGCTTCGATAACATCATCCATGATATTGCCCTGCTGAACAGCCTGGGGGTGCGACTGGTGCTGGTGTTTGGCGCTCGCCCCCAGATTGAACAACGAGTCAATGAGCGGGGCATCCACTGTGAGTTTCACGATGACCTGCGACTGACCAGTAAGGAGGTGCTGGATTCCGTGAAGGATGCCGTCGGTAGCCTGCGCATTCGCATTGAGGCGCTGCTGTCGATGGGGCTCGCCAACTCCCCCATGCACGGCGCCCGCATTCGTGTGGTATCGGGTAATTTCGTCACCGCCAAACCGCTTGGCGTAGTCGATGGTATCGATTTCCAGCAAACCGGAGAAGTACGCCGCGTCGACCACGAAGCCATCTCCCAGCTGCTGGATGATGGCTACGTGGTTCTGCTCTCCTGCCTCGGTTCTTCGCCGACCGGTGAAGTCTTTAACCTGCCTGTCGAGCAGGTGGCTACAGCAACAGCAGCCGCATTGAAAGCCGAGAAATTGATTCTCTATGGCTCAAGCGATGGTATTTGCAATACCAGCAACGAGCTGCAACGCCAGATGCGAATTCACCAGGCCCGCACCTTACTCCATGATATCGAGGGCGAACCGCGCCGGCTATTACGCGCCGCGCTGGATGCCTGCGCCAGCGGTGTGAGTCGTAGTCATATTATCGGTCATGGTACCGATGGCGCCCTGTTGCAAGAACTCTTTACCCGCGACGGCGCAGGCACCCTGGTGGCCAAAGAGGGTTACGAGGAGATTCGCCAGGCCAACATCGAAGACGTGGTCGGCATACTGGAATTGATTCAACCATTGGAAGAACAAGGGGTTCTGGTTCGTCGTTCACGCAAACAGCTCGAACGGGAAATCGACCTGTTCACCGTGGTGGAGCGGGACGGCATGATCATTGGCTGTGCCTCGCTACACCCCTTTACCGATGCCCGCCGCGCCGAACTTGCCTGCGTTGCGATCCATCCCGATTATCGTAAGAGTAATCGCGGTGACCTGTTGCTGGAAAATGCCGAAGAGTTCGCCCGAGGCAAGGGCATCGAGCACCTGTTTGTGCTCACCACCCGCACCGCCCACTGGTTTATCGAACGAGGCTTCCGCGAGATCCACGTAGAACAATTACCCGAGGCAAAAAAAGAACTCTATAACCTGCAACGCAACTCGAAGGTGTTTGAGAAACAGCTGTGA
- a CDS encoding inorganic phosphate transporter: protein MTIIAEHATLLLAMACVFGFFMAWGVGANDVANAMGTSVGSKALTVKQAIVIAIIFEFAGAFLAGGEVTATIRKGIIDPSLLTDTPELLVYGMLASLLSAGIWLLVATHFGWPVSTTHSIVGAIVGFAAVGISMEAVAWGKVGTIAASWIVSPMLAGTIGYFVFMSVQKLVLNTKNPFDAAQRYVPMYIFLVAFLISMVTLVKGLKHIAAFKALQLSFLQDMMISAGVAAVATLIGISMLRKIKLDPSENVDFNFTSVEKLFGVLMMFTACAMAFAHGSNDVANAVGPLAAVSSVVASGGVIGAKSAMPSWVLLLGGGGIVAGLVMYGHKVIATVGTNITELTPSRGFAATLAAAATVVLASGTGLPISTTHTLVGAVLGVGIARGIGALNLRVIGTIFMSWVVTLPAGAGLAILFFFTFKGMFS, encoded by the coding sequence ATGACTATTATTGCTGAACACGCCACTCTTCTGTTGGCGATGGCCTGCGTTTTTGGCTTTTTTATGGCTTGGGGTGTGGGTGCCAACGATGTCGCCAATGCCATGGGGACTTCCGTCGGCTCCAAAGCTCTGACCGTTAAACAAGCGATCGTAATCGCCATCATTTTCGAGTTCGCCGGCGCCTTTCTGGCCGGTGGTGAAGTGACCGCAACCATACGCAAAGGCATCATAGACCCCTCGTTACTGACGGACACGCCTGAGCTGCTGGTCTACGGTATGCTCGCCTCACTGCTTTCGGCGGGTATCTGGTTGCTGGTCGCCACTCACTTCGGCTGGCCTGTCTCAACCACCCACTCTATCGTGGGCGCCATCGTGGGCTTTGCCGCGGTTGGTATCTCTATGGAAGCGGTCGCCTGGGGCAAGGTCGGTACCATCGCCGCCAGCTGGATTGTGTCCCCCATGCTGGCTGGCACCATCGGCTATTTCGTCTTTATGAGTGTGCAGAAGCTGGTGCTTAACACCAAGAACCCTTTCGACGCCGCTCAGCGTTACGTGCCCATGTATATTTTCCTGGTGGCCTTCCTGATCAGTATGGTGACTCTGGTCAAGGGGCTTAAGCACATTGCGGCCTTCAAAGCACTGCAACTGAGCTTCCTGCAGGACATGATGATCTCGGCCGGGGTAGCTGCCGTAGCAACCCTGATTGGCATCTCCATGCTGCGCAAGATCAAACTCGATCCCAGCGAAAATGTTGATTTCAACTTCACCAGTGTGGAGAAGCTGTTTGGCGTACTGATGATGTTCACGGCTTGCGCTATGGCTTTTGCCCACGGTTCCAACGATGTCGCCAATGCCGTTGGCCCATTGGCGGCGGTATCCAGTGTGGTCGCCTCCGGCGGCGTGATCGGCGCCAAGAGCGCCATGCCGAGCTGGGTACTACTGCTCGGCGGTGGCGGTATCGTGGCCGGTTTGGTTATGTACGGCCATAAGGTCATCGCCACCGTGGGTACCAACATCACCGAACTCACTCCAAGCCGTGGTTTTGCCGCAACGCTGGCAGCTGCCGCGACCGTCGTACTGGCTTCCGGTACCGGCTTGCCGATCTCCACCACCCACACCTTGGTGGGTGCTGTGTTAGGTGTTGGTATTGCACGAGGCATCGGCGCCCTTAACTTGCGCGTCATCGGTACCATCTTTATGTCCTGGGTGGTGACCTTACCGGCAGGTGCCGGTCTGGCTATTCTGTTCTTCTTCACCTTCAAGGGTATGTTCTCCTGA
- a CDS encoding tRNA(Met) cytidine acetyltransferase TmcA, translating into MWVDLPLYPQRLSMTEAELLLRCDELAEQARSTQQRRLLVLSGSHDWAHTSAEAWVNRAVQRKDNTSVCWVTACDDDLQLSSKLKVIQPGKHQALLGAECDHLVFDAHTGLHPDALGAACGAVKGGGLLLLLTPPLTQWPDFPDPDYQRLAVWPVPAAQVRGQFLRWLSQSIMRDPHLMLVEEKKPLPAVSPVERIAPSPWREDDSGCRTDDQLQAVTMIERVALGHRHRPLVVRSDRGRGKSTALGIAAANLLCAGKQTILVCAPRRTSAQSLFIGARRHLRLEGQTGDIEWQGREIRFFAPDELLHQCPSGDLLLVDEAAAIPSPLLEAMLDQYPRIVFATTIHGYEGSGRGFALRFQKVLQQRTPDWQAITLEQPIRWAAQDPVENWCFEALLLNADYELHATSRDASSLKVELVSQAELIASPEMLRQLFGLLVMAHYRTSPSDLRHLLDGPNLKILLLRQGAEILGAALLALEGGFDEPLSRDIWLGRRRPRGHLLPQSLAAHGGLLQAPLRHCARVVRIAVHPQCQGQGHGSRLLAELESHARALGCDYLGSSFGVTAQLLPFWLRAGLKPLRLGISRDASSGTYSVMVGKGLSDAGQQLIEQSRRRFAREFPQQLGEHYGELDADLVSLLLSSTDTEVTAADELDHYWLDLISFAEGNRLYETCSVPLRQALEGWLERSRLVPMEAREEQLLFGKVLQQQSWKSLAALYPGEGRRQLQQRLRMLYSRQLDLLLPERFYEFRSAVRN; encoded by the coding sequence ATGTGGGTCGATCTTCCCCTCTACCCACAAAGGCTATCGATGACCGAAGCGGAATTACTTTTGCGTTGTGACGAACTGGCTGAGCAGGCCCGCTCAACCCAACAACGCCGCTTGCTGGTGTTGTCAGGGAGTCACGACTGGGCGCATACCAGTGCTGAAGCCTGGGTAAATCGAGCGGTGCAGCGCAAGGACAACACCTCGGTGTGCTGGGTGACAGCTTGTGATGATGACCTGCAGTTGTCCTCCAAGCTGAAGGTGATCCAGCCGGGCAAACACCAGGCACTACTGGGTGCGGAGTGCGATCATTTGGTTTTCGATGCCCACACCGGTTTACACCCCGACGCTCTGGGCGCTGCATGCGGGGCGGTAAAAGGTGGCGGCTTGCTGCTGTTGCTGACGCCTCCCCTGACCCAGTGGCCCGATTTCCCCGATCCGGATTATCAACGCCTGGCCGTGTGGCCGGTGCCGGCAGCACAGGTACGTGGGCAATTCTTGCGTTGGCTGAGTCAATCGATTATGCGGGATCCACACCTGATGTTGGTGGAAGAAAAAAAGCCGCTACCTGCTGTATCACCTGTGGAGCGTATTGCTCCGTCACCCTGGCGGGAAGATGACAGTGGCTGCCGAACCGATGATCAGCTGCAGGCGGTGACAATGATTGAGCGGGTCGCCCTGGGTCACCGTCATCGGCCTTTGGTCGTGCGGTCCGACCGGGGCCGCGGCAAATCGACAGCGCTGGGGATTGCCGCGGCGAACCTGCTGTGCGCCGGTAAACAGACCATATTGGTATGTGCGCCCAGACGAACATCCGCCCAGTCCTTGTTTATCGGGGCTCGCCGTCACCTGAGGCTCGAGGGGCAGACTGGTGATATAGAATGGCAAGGTCGTGAAATCCGTTTTTTTGCCCCCGATGAATTGTTGCATCAGTGCCCGAGCGGAGATCTGTTGCTGGTGGATGAAGCGGCCGCGATACCCTCCCCGCTACTCGAAGCCATGCTTGATCAGTACCCGCGCATCGTTTTCGCGACCACCATTCATGGTTACGAAGGCTCAGGCAGAGGCTTCGCACTGCGCTTTCAGAAAGTATTACAACAGCGTACCCCCGATTGGCAGGCGATCACATTAGAGCAGCCGATTCGTTGGGCCGCGCAGGATCCGGTTGAGAACTGGTGTTTTGAGGCTTTGCTACTGAATGCGGACTATGAACTGCATGCGACATCCCGGGATGCTTCAAGCCTGAAGGTCGAACTGGTCAGTCAAGCGGAACTGATTGCCAGCCCGGAAATGTTACGACAGCTATTTGGCTTATTGGTGATGGCGCATTACCGCACCAGCCCGTCCGATTTGCGTCACCTGCTGGATGGCCCCAATCTGAAGATTCTTTTGTTAAGACAGGGCGCGGAGATTCTTGGCGCCGCGTTATTGGCGTTAGAAGGTGGTTTTGATGAGCCTTTGTCACGTGATATCTGGTTGGGGCGCCGCCGGCCACGCGGACATCTGTTGCCTCAGTCCCTGGCAGCCCATGGTGGTCTGTTGCAAGCACCGCTACGGCATTGTGCGCGGGTGGTGCGTATTGCGGTTCACCCTCAGTGTCAGGGGCAAGGCCATGGTAGCCGATTATTGGCGGAGTTAGAGAGCCACGCTCGGGCTCTTGGGTGTGATTATCTGGGCTCGAGTTTTGGCGTCACGGCGCAGTTGTTGCCGTTCTGGTTGCGGGCCGGCTTGAAGCCGCTAAGGCTGGGTATCAGCCGTGACGCCAGCAGCGGGACCTATTCGGTGATGGTGGGTAAGGGATTAAGCGATGCCGGTCAGCAATTGATCGAGCAGTCCCGACGCCGCTTTGCCCGGGAATTTCCACAGCAGTTGGGTGAACATTATGGCGAGCTCGATGCGGATCTGGTGTCGTTATTACTCTCCAGTACTGATACGGAAGTGACTGCAGCGGATGAGCTGGATCATTATTGGCTGGATTTGATCAGTTTTGCCGAGGGGAACCGGTTGTACGAAACCTGCTCCGTACCCTTGCGCCAGGCACTTGAAGGCTGGCTCGAACGGTCCCGGCTGGTTCCGATGGAAGCCCGTGAAGAACAGCTGCTATTCGGTAAGGTGTTGCAACAACAGAGCTGGAAAAGTCTGGCGGCGTTGTATCCCGGAGAAGGGCGTCGCCAGCTACAACAGCGTTTACGAATGCTTTATTCCAGACAGCTGGATCTTCTGTTGCCTGAGCGCTTTTATGAGTTTCGCTCAGCTGTTCGTAATTAG
- a CDS encoding CYTH domain-containing protein has product MALETELKLLLPPDQCELVRTHTLFSGDAACYQGRQRLLNCYYDTPQFDLRANRVALRVRHHESGYIQTLKTSGERSAGLSRRQEWEWPLESEQLDLELLDEQHWPLDERIKANLLPCFNTDFERECWLLEWTGDVHGTIEVALDQGQVMAAGQQLPICELELELKGGKEEALQEVADLLVQTISLTPSDISKAQRGYRLMGLSV; this is encoded by the coding sequence ATGGCGTTGGAAACGGAACTGAAGTTGTTATTGCCGCCGGATCAATGTGAGCTCGTGCGTACCCACACTCTGTTCTCTGGTGATGCGGCCTGCTATCAGGGCCGGCAACGGCTGTTGAACTGCTATTACGATACTCCCCAGTTTGATTTGCGCGCCAATCGGGTTGCATTGCGAGTACGACATCACGAGTCCGGCTATATTCAGACCCTGAAAACCAGCGGCGAACGTAGCGCCGGGCTCAGCCGAAGGCAAGAATGGGAGTGGCCACTGGAAAGCGAACAGCTCGACCTGGAGCTGCTCGATGAGCAACATTGGCCTCTCGATGAACGCATCAAGGCCAATCTATTGCCCTGTTTTAACACCGATTTTGAGCGTGAATGCTGGCTGCTGGAATGGACCGGGGATGTCCATGGCACGATTGAAGTGGCTCTGGATCAAGGGCAGGTGATGGCGGCGGGACAACAGCTTCCTATTTGCGAGCTGGAGTTGGAGCTTAAGGGAGGTAAGGAAGAGGCATTGCAAGAGGTCGCTGATCTACTGGTCCAAACGATTTCCCTGACCCCGAGCGATATCAGTAAAGCACAACGGGGCTATCGCTTGATGGGGCTATCGGTATGA
- a CDS encoding TIGR00153 family protein has product MAANSPFSRMFGRSPIGPIQEHISKAHECAEQLLPFIDAAMAGNWDEAKRMQGIISAYEEEADRLKKNVRLSLPKSLFLPVPRNDLLDIVTVQDKVANRAKDIAGLMLGRQMMIPAPLQGAFRRYLERSIETSAQAVKAIHELDELLETGFRGREVNVVESMIDELDKIEGDTDDLQVAIRRALFKMEQELPPVDVMFLYRIIDWVGDLADRASRVGSRLQLLLAR; this is encoded by the coding sequence ATGGCTGCTAATTCACCCTTTTCCAGAATGTTTGGACGCTCTCCGATCGGACCGATCCAGGAGCACATCAGCAAGGCACACGAATGCGCCGAACAGCTATTACCCTTCATCGATGCTGCCATGGCGGGGAATTGGGATGAAGCCAAGCGAATGCAGGGCATTATCTCCGCTTACGAAGAGGAAGCGGACCGACTGAAGAAAAACGTTCGCCTGTCTCTGCCCAAGAGCCTGTTCCTGCCAGTACCCCGCAATGACCTGCTAGATATCGTTACCGTGCAAGACAAAGTGGCCAACCGCGCCAAGGATATCGCCGGCCTGATGCTGGGTCGTCAAATGATGATTCCCGCTCCGTTGCAAGGCGCCTTCCGCCGTTACCTGGAGCGCTCCATCGAAACCTCTGCACAGGCGGTAAAAGCCATTCACGAACTGGACGAACTGTTGGAGACCGGCTTTCGCGGCCGTGAAGTCAATGTCGTCGAAAGCATGATCGATGAACTCGACAAGATTGAAGGCGATACCGACGACCTCCAGGTCGCCATTCGTCGCGCGCTGTTTAAGATGGAGCAGGAGCTACCGCCGGTAGATGTTATGTTCCTGTACCGCATCATTGACTGGGTGGGTGATCTTGCCGATCGCGCCTCTCGTGTTGGATCACGCCTGCAGCTCCTGCTGGCTCGTTAA
- the argE gene encoding acetylornithine deacetylase — MPTVKSPSLISLLSRVIELPSISCTNPQIDQSNRAVIDQLAQWLEPLGFIIEIQPLPDQPHKANLIATLGSGPGGLVLAGHTDTVPCDESLWNSDPFRLNERDQRLYGLGVCDMKGFFPLIIEALREIPLDKLKQPLIILATADEESSMAGARALADAGKPEARFALIGEPTGMRPVHMHKGIMMERIHIQGQAGHSSDPSLGRNAAESMQRVMAELLQFRSEMQQQYRNELFKVPVPTLNLGCLHGGDNPNRICGQCSLEYDLRPLPGMKPDELREMIRQRLQPIALADQVEIRVEPIFDSISPFATDASSELVTACEQLTGYSAETVAFATEAPFFSAMGMDTLVLGPGDIDQAHQPDEFLALERIPPMLELLRSLIRRFCLQAGQV; from the coding sequence ATGCCCACCGTTAAATCCCCTTCCCTGATCTCCTTGCTGTCTCGAGTGATCGAGCTGCCGTCTATCAGCTGCACCAATCCTCAAATCGATCAAAGCAACCGTGCGGTGATTGATCAGCTCGCCCAGTGGCTGGAACCCCTCGGCTTCATCATCGAGATCCAACCGCTTCCCGATCAACCGCATAAGGCGAATCTGATTGCGACCCTCGGCAGTGGACCCGGAGGGCTCGTGCTGGCAGGCCATACCGACACAGTACCCTGCGATGAATCTCTCTGGAACAGTGATCCGTTTCGCCTCAACGAACGCGACCAGCGCTTATACGGTCTCGGCGTATGCGATATGAAGGGCTTCTTTCCATTGATCATCGAGGCCCTGCGCGAAATACCTCTTGATAAGCTCAAACAGCCACTGATCATTCTGGCGACAGCCGATGAAGAATCTTCCATGGCCGGCGCAAGAGCCCTGGCCGATGCCGGCAAACCCGAAGCCCGCTTTGCCCTGATCGGTGAACCCACCGGCATGCGGCCGGTGCATATGCACAAGGGCATTATGATGGAGCGCATTCATATACAGGGGCAGGCCGGTCATTCCAGCGATCCCTCGCTGGGCCGAAACGCAGCCGAAAGTATGCAGCGAGTGATGGCAGAACTGCTGCAATTTCGCAGTGAGATGCAACAGCAATACCGCAACGAGCTGTTCAAGGTACCGGTGCCCACGCTGAATTTGGGCTGCCTGCACGGTGGCGATAATCCCAACCGTATCTGCGGCCAGTGCTCGCTGGAATATGACCTTCGGCCTCTGCCTGGCATGAAGCCTGATGAGCTGCGCGAGATGATCCGCCAGCGCCTGCAACCGATTGCCCTCGCCGACCAGGTGGAGATTCGGGTTGAGCCCATATTCGACAGCATCTCACCTTTCGCCACCGATGCCTCATCCGAACTGGTCACCGCTTGCGAACAGCTGACCGGATACTCGGCGGAAACCGTGGCCTTTGCCACCGAAGCGCCGTTTTTCTCCGCCATGGGCATGGACACTCTGGTGTTGGGCCCCGGCGACATTGATCAGGCGCACCAGCCCGACGAATTTCTCGCCCTGGAGCGGATTCCTCCCATGCTGGAACTACTGCGTTCTCTGATCCGCCGCTTCTGTCTGCAAGCGGGACAGGTATAA
- a CDS encoding GspE/PulE family protein, producing MNLPVAEQSLDLQSVVRQLLQKNLLTPDQADEVLARPRAANQTSLHPLEYIAGHNFQRHDGSNRLMDLEYLSQWLADWSGQTLYHIDPLKVEVQKVMPLMSQAFAERHQILALEMDDETVTIASAQPFVRAWEENLRHVLRRDIKRVVANPSDIRRYSAEFFKLSNSVSHAVGEDGGHGRTLGNFEQLLELGNIQAPDANDQHIVNIVDWLLQYAFEQRASDIHIEPRRDQGKVRFRIDGVLHNVYEFPARVNAAVTSRIKILGRMNVAEKRKPQDGRLKTKSLEGNEVELRLSTLPTAFGEKMVMRVFDPDVLLKSFSELGLGRDDNARWQGMINQPNGIVLVTGPTGSGKTTTLYSSLKALATPEVNVCSIEDPIEMVEPAFNQMQVHHSIGLDFASGVRALMRQDPDIIMIGEIRDLETAEMAMQAALTGHLVISTLHTNDAPSAVSRLLELGIPPYMVKSTINGVMAQRLVRTLCPLCKEAGEVDESVWKSLTRPWKLAAPKEVFEPVGCDECRHTGYRGRAGVYEIMPLVDNLKDLVDERCDLVALRRQAFREGMKSLRLSGAQKVAQGLTTVAEVLRVTPEQEREKGSSPGL from the coding sequence ATGAACCTTCCGGTTGCTGAGCAATCCCTCGACCTGCAATCTGTGGTGCGGCAGTTGTTGCAGAAAAACCTGCTGACGCCTGATCAGGCCGATGAGGTACTGGCCCGGCCCCGGGCCGCTAATCAGACCAGCTTGCACCCGCTGGAATATATTGCCGGCCACAATTTCCAGCGCCACGATGGCAGTAATCGCCTGATGGATCTGGAGTACCTGAGCCAGTGGCTAGCCGACTGGTCGGGACAGACGCTCTATCATATAGATCCGCTTAAAGTGGAAGTGCAAAAAGTGATGCCGTTGATGTCCCAGGCGTTTGCCGAGCGGCATCAGATTCTGGCTCTGGAAATGGATGATGAAACCGTCACCATCGCCAGTGCCCAGCCCTTTGTCCGCGCCTGGGAAGAGAACTTACGCCATGTGTTGCGCCGGGATATCAAGCGGGTGGTTGCCAACCCCTCAGATATTCGACGTTATTCAGCCGAGTTTTTTAAACTGTCCAATTCGGTCAGTCATGCAGTAGGTGAGGACGGTGGCCATGGTCGTACGCTGGGCAATTTTGAGCAGTTGCTCGAGCTTGGCAACATACAAGCACCGGATGCCAACGATCAGCATATTGTGAATATCGTTGACTGGTTACTGCAGTATGCCTTTGAGCAGCGGGCCAGTGATATCCATATTGAGCCCCGGCGCGATCAGGGTAAGGTACGTTTCCGGATCGATGGTGTATTGCATAATGTTTATGAGTTCCCTGCTCGAGTGAATGCGGCAGTGACCAGCCGCATTAAAATTCTTGGCCGCATGAATGTGGCGGAAAAACGCAAACCCCAGGATGGGCGCCTGAAAACCAAAAGCCTCGAGGGCAATGAAGTCGAATTGCGGCTGTCGACCCTGCCGACCGCGTTTGGTGAAAAAATGGTAATGCGGGTTTTCGACCCGGATGTGCTGCTTAAGAGCTTTTCTGAATTGGGCCTGGGGCGTGATGATAACGCCCGCTGGCAAGGCATGATCAATCAGCCCAATGGTATTGTGCTGGTCACCGGACCCACCGGTTCGGGCAAAACCACAACACTGTATTCTTCACTGAAGGCACTGGCGACCCCCGAGGTGAACGTCTGTTCGATTGAAGACCCGATAGAAATGGTGGAGCCGGCGTTCAACCAGATGCAGGTGCATCACTCGATCGGGCTCGACTTTGCCAGTGGCGTACGGGCGCTGATGCGACAAGACCCGGATATCATCATGATCGGTGAGATTCGTGATCTGGAAACCGCCGAGATGGCCATGCAGGCGGCTTTGACCGGACACCTGGTGATCTCCACTCTGCACACAAACGACGCCCCCTCGGCGGTCAGTCGTTTGCTGGAGCTGGGTATACCGCCCTATATGGTCAAATCTACGATTAACGGAGTGATGGCGCAGCGACTGGTGCGAACGCTGTGTCCTCTGTGCAAGGAAGCCGGCGAAGTTGATGAATCTGTCTGGAAAAGTCTGACTCGGCCCTGGAAACTGGCGGCGCCGAAAGAGGTTTTTGAGCCTGTCGGGTGCGATGAATGCCGCCATACCGGTTATCGTGGTCGAGCGGGTGTCTATGAAATTATGCCGCTAGTGGATAATTTGAAAGATTTAGTGGATGAGCGCTGTGATTTGGTGGCCTTACGCCGACAAGCGTTCAGGGAAGGCATGAAGAGCCTGCGACTCAGTGGCGCACAAAAGGTGGCTCAGGGATTAACCACCGTTGCCGAGGTGCTACGGGTGACACCGGAGCAAGAACGAGAGAAAGGTTCATCTCCCGGGCTATAA